In the genome of Daucus carota subsp. sativus chromosome 9, DH1 v3.0, whole genome shotgun sequence, the window TCTCGACAGACTGCAGAAGATGCAGAGATGGAGGCTATTCAAGGACACTTGGGCTTGCCTTTGGAGCTCACCATGTCTCTGTAACAAGGGCACTCGTGCTTGTTCCCATACGTCCCAGAAGGCACACACTTGCACTTTGCACAACATATTCCGCAGTACTTCAAGCACCTGCCTGATATTCCTGCCTTCGAGCACCTTTTGCTGCATTTCCCTCCACAATTCACTGTCAACAATGTTTTCAGCCACATTCATAACACGGAAGTAGACAAAAACATACATTTTCTACGAGAGTCTATGAGGCGCGTAGGGTATGTTTGAGAGTaatgttaaaaattgttgtgctgtcagaaaaaatGTTGTTGATGAGGTTTGATAGGGAAATTTATgactgcaaaagctgaaaaacagATTTTTGTAAAAGCATGGAGAACCTTCTTTTCCAAAAAACAGCTTTTCAGTTAAAAACTGTTATTCAGAAAAACAGCTTTTAAATTTTCCAAACAGTCTTTTACCTGCTTTCAGCAAAAAACTACTGTTACTATCTGCAACAACAATGTCAAACAGTTCTTTTCCGTCTGGCAGAAGGTTCTGATTACCTTCCACCAGTAAGAAAAATAGCTTGAAGGGGTCTGCTAGCTATCGGTTAACACTAGTTCAAGTCAATTACAGAGTACATTACTAATAATAAGTGTAGGTCTTACATGAGTCCTCAGCCAGGGCTGGTTCAGTGAAACAAGCCGCGAGGAGAAGAGCAAAAACTACTAGAGTTCCCAGAAAGATCTTCATCGTTTTAGCTCGTTTGTTGGCAAATGCTAAGATGCTGAATGCCAGTTTTTATTGCTCTCTGATATACCCTGCAAAATGAGAGTTCTACAGCCAAGAAAGCAATAAGGTACTAATTTATAGATGTCAATTTAGAGCGATCGAGAAGGGTTACTGGCCTAGTGTGCAAGTGTCGGACTtgatgatatataattatttgttttttgcAAGTTTCCTCATTTTTCAAGTGTCAAACACGGGTACAACAAAATATCAAGAGTCGAGACATAATTGTAGTAGGTGAGTGTCGGAGGGTGGGGAGGGAGACTAATGACACGTACATAGTACAGAAACAACATAGAACACATGTGAAAGGCTTATAAGCTGTCTGTGACCCAAGATTGTTACAATTCACATGGCTTCTACAGTTCTTATAATCAATCTGCAGTGAGGGACTTGTACATCGGAAAGTTGATTGTTCTGAATTGGTAAACTACTGGTCCCAGGTTAACCTCGATATCTTCTGAaccttttattttcatatattactGAGAAATGCACCGTTAGCTGCGAAAAATTTCTTCTGAAATGGCGAAGTTCAGGAGATCGACAATCAACTTTTCCGACTAATGATATGCAGCAAAAATACGACATCTTTCATCTTAGATTCTGTCAGGGTTCATAAACAACCCAAGAAATCGGTTAAAATAATCATCGATCCTTCtcattatctatatatatacagaaaGTTGTTCTTTGACAAGCGATTGTTTGCAACCATCTTGAAAAGATAAAAATCGTAGAATGCGTGATTAAGAGGTTGACTTAGCCCCTTAActgaatgaaaaaatatagcTTTAAACGCCGGACAAGTCCCGTCAAGCGATTAAAAAGCGCTCTTTCAGATCAAACGATCAAAAAATAATTGGCCAATTAATGGTCTCCGAGCAGTAACGACTAGAGACCATCACCCTAAAAATCCACTGGTGAGTAAAATTAAACAATATAATTACACAAGAGAACAACAAAATTATacaaaacatataattttctttttaaataagtcaCGATTTTATTAATAACCACCTTCCTCCAACAAGAAGAAGGGGAGAAACAGTACATAAGAGAATAGCAAAAcattgtaaatttgtaatagCTTCGGTTGCAAATCATAGGTGGCCCAACAGGGCCCAAAACATATTCATGATCACAACCCTACTGGCCCAAATGATCAATTTTGGGGCTTGGCTTACTTTGtgtttgattatttgattgccCAGTGAGCATCTGGACCGAGCTGTTTTCACTTTTAGCATCTGAACCACTGGGACGTGAAATCGAATTGGCTTTGTGTTGGCgacgatgaagatgaagataaaCGGCAGCCATTCTCATTCTTGCTTCATGTTCTTCTTCTTCCGCTTGCATAATGTCTAGAATAATTTTTGTGGTGATGTCCATTACAATTGAGTTTTCAGAAAGGGAGAATGACTTTGAGTTTGTTTAATTAGGGTTTGTATTTtccttaataatataatataatatagattatttttttataattttaaattagaaataattagtataatatattcatTTCAAAATATAGCCAATCATTATGGATAACCTCATTGCAGTACAAAGTTTTATCCTTGAGCAAATTTAAAATTAGGGAAAATTTTGATGATACCTTTTAGAAATTGGTTTTTCTCAATGGTACCAtcgcatttttgacttctaccgtacttttaatttattctctATGGTACTcgtgtacttttaatttactctctatggtACCCTcgtgtacttttaatttactctctattgatttcaaaccgtaaaacaaattgtatatgtgaaatccttgcgaaaagttacataaaatagacccttaaatcatgtaaaacagagtcaaaatgaGTGAGATATATTCAAACTTTGTCAATTTTATGAGTGTACCTTCAAGAATttctcttaaaattattttcaaattataggAACACAAGACATTACTAAgtttagcaaattttacatgATGCTTTACAGGACCAATTTAGCCGATCATTATAATCAAAACTGCTGGAGATACTCTTATCATCAATAAAATTAACTATCTTGatcattaataatttttcaaaatttcaatttttattttcttatgcTAAAATCTAGGTTCTTATCACAAactatttatgaatttatgaccCTTTTGTAACGACTTAAACTCTTTTTTTAATGAGGAATTAATTCAATGATAAAAAGTATACgaatttctgaaaaaaaatcaagttaataaatataaaatcgaatatattattattaatctaGTTTTTATAGTATCTTATCCGCAAATATCGcacaaatcaatatacttatataaaggagaagcgaggggcgtgtaggtggcgcctctcatatcgcttcgttctatttttctaattttctgaaatttttggatgaaaaatatcaaaaattagagctaccttttttagtttcaggtatattagaagtaagtttcagaatctgattttgttttagattatttatggaatatattggcttgaaagttttaatctgattttgttattagaactaccttttttagtttcgggtatattagaagcaagtttcagaatctgattttgtttcagattatttatggaatatagtagcttgaaagttttaatctgattttgtctcagattatttaattatgggaaagacagattatttatggaatatagtagcttgaaaattttaatctgattttgttcagattatttaattatgggaaagagtagcaaacaagtctctatgcatctataaatacccgtatagatcgtagggttttggatcatctaaacacaacctcctctctcaataccacaaacctacctgatagttctcttactcgattttcgatttttaaaggagaagcgaggggcgtgtaggtgacgcctctcacatcgctccgttctatttttctgaaatttttggatgaaaaatatcaaaacttagaaataccattctcttgctcgatttctaactcggaggtgtcgttcttctgcaaagATAAGTGAAGATTGTTTATACAGTAAAGGTTATTGCAAGCAAATGTCGTTATaaaccgttatattggagtcgacaaatccaaacatgggaaaagaatacagtcttgacatgatattgattgttgatgtcaataaattaactattagtgatgtatgtttgttggttattcttttataatatttgttttgttcctcggacatgtttgttgttgttaatttatatattatttactttgtatacatgaaaaaaattattcatgcattatctgtttgctccgttcaagcaacttttaagagggtagttatatttaagttagatgtttttgtgcacaatcaatccaaaaaaattggaggaaggtgacaatataagaacatgattactttaaaaaaacaaataaaattaagattcgtcatactttaaattgttaactacgtgtataaatttattttcattttttcaccataaattatagtctcattttgcaattttatatattagtattggtattacatcaagatttttatgatataaatttattttatcctacaaatattaactttgaaacattaatatactttttataaacagtcataaaattattttattcttcaaatattaatattgaatcattaatataatttatatggaccgccgcaacgcgcggcttttcAACTAGTTATAACAAAACCAGCCAAGCTGAAAGTGACAGTCCATGCTTCACATCAAATGTTCTTTGACATCGAAAGCCacttaaataattaagtgaattcCATCCATTCATACAAAGAAGTGATGTTGCTATTACATAAAATATCTCCTCACACTATTCTTTCTAGTCCTACCTTACTATATATGTGCAATATTCTCCGACATCTCACAAACTAAATTACCATTCTCAagctaataataaattattaggtTCTTTAAGCTTTGATGTTTGTTGACATGTAATTTCATGACAATGCTCAACATACACAAAACACAGGCATATAATGGACGGTTTGGTCGAGCTTATCTTTCAAATTATAAATCAGAATTAGTAAATAATTTAAGTCAtgttttgacttataaattggAAGGTGAGGAATTAAAAATCTTCAATATTTTTagtgtattatttttatttttgaaatttgagttTATCAAAATACATAAGaccactaaaaaaattataaataaaatattattatattaataatttttctatccAATAAACTGTAAATACCAAAAATTATTATCTCACGTATAATTCAAATCTAGTTTATAAGTAATAATTACTACTTCTTTTGAGATAATTCAAATGGCTTTAATAACTTATCatagagttattaatttatcgtcCTAcaattctgatttttttttttttttttgacaaatgcaagaagatttcattaacttgaatataatacagtcgggacaaacccccaactgtcgatacaaccaggtggtaaaacaaaaagcatgctaaaaacaattagatgatttgtttcctgatcgtttaacagatagaattcaataattcttgaTGATTTTAATTACTATTATATCCATTTTATTTAAAACATGTGTGTAGAGTTATTCGTCACCAACATCTTGGTCTAGATTATTTCTCATATCGACTTTATTTAAATAAGTGTTTATAAAATATGAACAGTATTTAATCATGTATAGAGATGATTATTTGTAATTACTTGTCAGAAATCATCGGTTTGTTCTTTCGATACAGGAAAATAGTTGGATCATACTATATGTAATGGTTTTAGAGTTGCATCAATGATAAATGAAATGTCTTTTTCATTTAATGTTCTTGTTTCCTCGATTCTAACTGTTGGTTGAAAAATCAGCCTCTAAAAACTACTGTAACGAATTTGGTGAATAGCCATTGAGTATTCAATTCTAACGACCCAGTTGGTGATGATAAGTTTCCATGTAAAGTAGATGCTGGCTTCCATTTTATAAGGCCCCATTCTATGTACGGGCTCAGTGTCTTCTTTTTCACTCCGTATTTCAAAGTGAAAGCTGTAAAGAAAGCTTCAAGATATAGGACCCCTGTGGCCCTGTGCGACAGATTTAGGGTCTGTTTGGAAATTAGCTGTTAGTGGTTAGCGGATCGAATTATATGTCTTGAGTAGTTGAttgaattagatattttgattagcggattgaattagctgtttctcgtaaaaGTATTCGGTAAATAgttgattgattagctttttctgaaACAAATTAACCAAAACCGCTAATCCAAAAAGCtactcaaagtagctttttcaaaattagctttttggatccaaacttctatttcaatcctataactaccaaacactaatattagcttattttattggtcaaacctctaaaacacctcaaacctctaattttaccacaaacctctaacttccgaACATTACCTTAATTATTCTATATAGTACTACACCGGTAGTACTGCACTCATCTATCTTTAATTACTCAGTTTTAATCAGTTAAAGTACcacaatattttgaagaaattaaCTTCCTCAAACTCTTGGACTCGACTGATGCGCAGTGGTTAATACGTTCTAATCATTTATTTACGGTTTTTGTTATGTCGGAAGTCGATGACTATTCATAGTTATTACATCGACATCGAAGAAGAGCTCGATCCAATGCTTTATTTCCGTATCATTTAATCTTTTACATTTTAAAAgtcaaaatttatcaaaaataattaatgggTTCTATCACTTCTCTTTTCACATCATTTTTTTTCCaccatcttttttttatatgttagaAATTAATGGATCTCACCAtttttcttttatcttttacactattatatactccctccgtccccctgagtagtatacattgagggacggggacgcggcacggactttaatgctcctgtaaagtgtagttgtgtaatttatttttaaaattttctttttctgaattaaagtttggatgttatatttttattcagaaaaagaaaatctcaaaaataagtcacggaactatattttataagagcattgaaatgcgtgtcgaacaattgaaaagaaacgtatacaattaaatgggacagagggagtatatattttttaacgtCCAAATCGTAGATAAACAAATAGCTGGGACGGAGGAAATAACATGTAAGTATTAACCACGGTCATGTCTTCACGAAAAATCAGGATTTCAAAATAATCGGGACCGAATCTTTTGAAATTAGTCTGAAGTAACCTACTCGATTCGGCCCCTAATTGTACATGTACGTAGATCTCCAATGCGGAGCTGTATAAAGGGTGCTAGGTTTTGGTGATGCATGCACGTGCGATGCCGCGTAAACTAGAAGGTTGTTGACATGGTGATCCAAGATGCCATCATGCTTCCTTTTTGACAAAATGAGTCAGGCCCCAATCGCTTTGTATAACCAGCTAGCAACACACACTCAGTGAAGTAAAAATAGTGAACAACATTAGAAACGATAAAAACACAGCTCAGTTCGACCAAATTTCCGCTATGACAAACTTCTCcagatatttataataatccGTCGTTTAATTAAACACATCTTACATCGAATGTAAAATCACTTAAAGCATCTCtgattcaataaaattcataacaaaaaaaaaattgtagatgtcaagttacaaataaaatatatataatatttatgagaaaatgTGTACCCGACAGTCGACATACGATTtgttttagtcaaaaattaaagTAAACATGAAATGACCGACTATACTTGATCAAGCTATGTATCAATAGTAAAATGCCTGCTAAttcattatcatattaaaataatatatcctGTTATAACAattgaaattgtaattacatGTTATTTTAAGTATAATCAATTAACAATATGTTACAAGTTAGACAAATTTTATAACCACTTACACGTCCAGTTTAAGCCAATACTTTCGTCCTATTTCATTTATAAGAAAgaccaaaataaaaattatcatttaCATCCCTTAAAATTCTAATATACATCTGCTAAAAGAcgcaatataaatatattctcaaCAAACACGTATATTGGATTCGACTTTTATATTTTCTCttttacatattaaatttaattataattagatGATTCAAAATTGCTAATATATCTATATGATTCAGAACTCGGAGTCTGTACATATATCTAATGTAAATTAATATTGTACGATGGATCGAAAGAAAATTTCAGAATACAGTTCACTAATATTGTTGGAGGCAGATAAAGATACGAGCATGTGTCTTTAGCTACATAGAATAACAATTCTCAAACAGACATAATAACAACAAATACCAACAATTTCCTGATTTCgggataataatatatattatctacAGACTACAGGTTGTTTGCGcaggttttaacttttaagtaatttataaattagtagTCCACTTGTTTCGAACAGATCAAGAATATGCAAAAGGAAATGGCTCACGATATATACTATTATTAGCTTCAACTTTAGGGGACAGCCTTGCATGCATATTCAGAGTTTATTATAAGATATGATAAAACAATATCAGTGAAGTTTTATTGTATACAGTTCTGTACCATACTCCCCTTCGATTATTTATATTGAATGTTTTAACTAGGTATTCATAACGGTAAAATCCTCGATAaataaacggtttttctagAGTGTGTCAATAAACACATGCTAAACGcgaaattttataagtttgactCATTTTTACTGGCTCTCATGTCTTAATAATGATAGACCCCCTGCATATGCAACAACCACATTAATTAAAATCtcccaaaatatataaaatttcgcgcTTAGAATGTGCCCATGAGTACAAACTagacaaatttataaataaaaacagaTTCGAGTGACGGTCGATGACGTTTTTTAATATTAGTTGAAGTGCGTGAAACTGGCGTGGATGCTCCATATTATAGAAAGAAGTTtctctatatataaaatgtttATCAATATTGCGGCAaaaaagagttttatcaatatttaattttgaaatataaattaaaagctCAATTAATAGAAGGATATTCggctataaattttttaatgtagTCATGCAAGATTGCAAGGTATTTCCctctttcaaaataataattgtaCAAGTATGTTTTTTCACATATCAAATTAAGTgtgaaaaatcaaaatgattGTTATcttagaattaaaaaaaaaaaaatcacagcTCTTTTATTTACGTCAAGACCTGAAAATGATTATCATGtatcaagatttttatttaaatttctatgAGATATTCGGCCTACCCTTTGGTTAGATGAATGATTTTCATATATCAAAGTAGTTCTTATTTTCGATATCATATTTCGGTATAAGGATCATGTTCCACTTAGAGCCATTAGCCTAAGAACTCTCAGAACTTTCTAGGATTAACAAGAGTTCCACGGCAGAACTACACATGCAAAAATGTcgtatttatgtattatattttaaaattatatttgaacacacacaacgatgcaaaaaatatatatttagatttagatgcaggaaatttatttaaaatttagaattctGCAACAGAACCTCAGTGGTTCTATGATTCCATATTAAAAACTGATTTTCTTTTGAGCGCGATCTTTCCGTACAATGCGAAAGCTCTGTGAtcaaaaaaatcttgaaatataaataaaattttgattagaaTTATATTCAACTATAAAAAAATGAATGTAGACTTACAAGGTACTCcatccgtccctttttacatgtcccttttggaaaaaaaaattgtcccaaattacttgtccacttatcttttcaaaacaactttttgtatgttttttcaaaaagtaacaacttccaatgtttgactaacctatatatacatacaattctatctaattcattacatttattaggaatatgtatgaaaataagatatccaactaactttttcttaagatgcgttattttttcaaaagggacaagtaaaaggggacggaaaGAGTACTATTAGATACGAATACAACTCTTTCATTCGCATTAAGACctgaaaattaatattgaattggACAAACATACTCTTATCTTATCACCTTCGTTCACTTTATTAATGAAGAAATTAATAAAGATTGAAGAGAGGGTGATGGAGTATTCTTGGTTGTTAAGCAACACCAGGCTCCTTTTGTCTACCCTCAAGTACCACCACCTTCCTTTTCTTATCAAACCTGGCTACACATAAAGCAAAATCATACAAATATTGGTCGTTTGAGGTATCTTATTAGTCAGATAAATGAGAAAAACGCGTCTacatatatagaagaatctcatatatttcttttgattaaaattttatgttaagttttcttttttatttatttaaattaatgtaATGTTGGCTGAATTTTATAgttaaatttgatataattttaaaattttaaaatatatgtttataataaattcatgtTTGTAAAAATCGGGATTCGGGATTTATCGGTGGATTGCTGATTAGGGTTTAGTCGGATAATcgaggattaatcggaaggattaattgGAATGAATAtcgaatatattattataatataaaatattagtttaatttactatataacatatcattaaaaaagaatttataataattaatcggATCTTAAAAATTGAATAGGATGGTATTTGTTGAGATTAATAAACCGaatgtataaattatataattatttagtattatactttttatttgtataatatatttaaaaatttctagTAAAAAAATGCTCACCAAAAAAGTCAATAATAAGATATGTGATTTGAGAAGGAAGTATGATATAAGTAAGTCGATgatatttctaaaaataaaatcatgaaaGCGTTGAATATACTGTTTAGGACAAAGAAGTTGGAagggaaaaaaaatatcatattttttgagTGCTCAATGGACGtttaaatcaaatcaaagatATTTTCTAAAAAGTATGACGGGACTAAACAATACAACATCCTACATCACAAAAATAATATCGGTACTGGGTACGATTTTACATATTACACGCATTTTCACATGTGATATCATGTGATATCATAATCTTCTTATTTACGATTTGTTTGCTTGCttcctatatatgtatatctagAACTATAGCTACTAGGTAGGGCTCTTTGTGTGCATTTTTCTCACGTTGAACACTAGATCGAATTGGTAACAACTAAAGGGCCGTTTGGTTGAATTTAAAagaattgatttattatttaaagtgaaaaaatagataataaatgaaaagttggtttgaaattataagttattaaaagtgtttgaatACTCGTaacttattttgttatattaagCTCCAAACCCAAAAAAATTAGGTTTTCTAACCTTTTTTCTGGAGCTTTTAAGCCTTATTTTAAGTACTTTTAAGTTGTCAAACGATGCATAAATAAGTTGAAGCAACTTCTCTTCCAAATAATCAATAAGTTAagtttgccaaacacccacaaaaTTTAGTACAcgcaatttttattttactgataattaatatttacaaGATAATTTCTTAggacaagtcaaatgcaacacaAATCAGTTTGATACTGTTTTGATAAAATTGTATTCGGAtcttattgttttaattttaaaaattgaatcttACATTTAATCGTCAGATTCAAAATTTCTCAGTTCAATTTCGTTATTAAATCTAAGGAagtaaaattgagaaaatagCTATTTAGTGGTTTTTTGGCTTCCTAATC includes:
- the LOC108201988 gene encoding peamaclein, giving the protein MKIFLGTLVVFALLLAACFTEPALAEDSLNCGGKCSKRCSKAGISGRCLKYCGICCAKCKCVPSGTYGNKHECPCYRDMVSSKGKPKCP